In one Vibrio sp. VB16 genomic region, the following are encoded:
- a CDS encoding dimethylarginine dimethylaminohydrolase family protein: protein MANYGCQLMAEKMTRVLMRRPGKSLLEADPALWHYNHFFNAEKAIKEYDQFATLIKQTGAEIVWIEDQGDGLSDAMFTRDASIITKAGAIPLKMGKPLRADEPQVHKKAYEQAGITILGELTGDAMVEGGDTIWLNEKTLIVGLGFRSNKEGVRQLNVLLNPHDITVLSFDMPYWTGEEACLHLMSVISPLTETKYLVHPPLIPASLWTLLKESNIEFVIAPADEFEASFGLNLNVLPTSPDHCIMIDGFPKTKKVMEESGVNVTVFEGDALCMACEGGPTCLTNPILRG from the coding sequence ATGGCTAATTATGGTTGTCAGTTAATGGCTGAAAAAATGACCCGCGTTTTAATGCGTCGTCCCGGTAAAAGCTTATTGGAGGCGGACCCTGCATTATGGCACTACAACCACTTTTTTAACGCTGAAAAAGCGATAAAAGAATACGACCAGTTTGCAACGTTAATCAAACAAACTGGTGCAGAGATCGTATGGATTGAAGATCAAGGCGATGGCCTGTCTGACGCTATGTTTACTCGTGATGCATCGATCATTACCAAGGCAGGTGCCATACCATTGAAAATGGGTAAACCACTCCGAGCTGACGAGCCACAGGTACACAAAAAAGCCTATGAGCAAGCAGGCATTACCATTCTAGGCGAACTGACTGGCGACGCGATGGTTGAAGGCGGTGACACCATTTGGCTTAATGAAAAAACGTTGATCGTCGGGCTGGGGTTTCGTTCGAATAAAGAAGGGGTAAGGCAACTCAATGTATTACTCAATCCACATGACATCACAGTACTTAGCTTTGATATGCCCTATTGGACTGGAGAAGAAGCTTGTCTCCATCTTATGTCCGTCATTTCACCACTCACTGAAACCAAATACCTTGTTCATCCACCTTTGATCCCTGCGTCATTGTGGACACTGCTAAAAGAGTCCAATATCGAGTTCGTTATCGCGCCGGCTGATGAGTTTGAAGCCTCATTTGGTCTTAACCTAAATGTACTTCCTACCTCTCCAGATCACTGCATCATGATCGATGGCTTCCCAAAAACAAAGAAGGTCATGGAAGAGAGTGGAGTGAACGTCACTGTATTTGAAGGTGACGCCCTTTGCATGGCATGTGAAGGCGGACCGACCTGTTTAACGAACCCTATTCTTCGAGGATAA
- a CDS encoding putative bifunctional diguanylate cyclase/phosphodiesterase has product MKLSAKINYILLPVMLIIFSTAALFSYSSQKLQLTLAMSDKLQNELEYISYDLNKDLQELDTIARMSLESHYIQQHFDGLKNDTDKYYLEKELVNYINQLEINHGSFESFALLDNKGQEIIYFNTSNPFSKFETNEVIENHISQINNELEVHGVALINASTYKFINKGDEPEFLILKTFTPEQSLTVPTFSRGHKLYTAVIRSKVTHNADFYEKIKTKIDPDVRLSITPNAASNAIESAVKIDHMTMSGDELGYELKHDLWTIKIALMGETLSKIYKPFQIMFVTIVLSVTLVTFVLLKWLIVKQIIKPVEKLTKQIEQVDSDNLIYIEKSKSDDEVSILTNKYINLISELDDLAKRDSLTGLPNRKKFNLDIVRIIDRCEKTGKKCAVIYFDLDNFKHVNDKYGHHIGDNLLSVFSERFVESFVDFDWDNLSVSEFEFARLSGDEFAIIVGGIDDLDILTLFTHRILSLFDGGFAIGDTLFDIGVSIGLSIYPNDAKTVMELINHADSAMYSSKKEFGRNNYKFYSDELNSEIKRHEKINEYIKDSISSNRFYLTYMPIYGTKNGKIRGAEVLLRTTHKDLSSYGPAEFIPVAESSGLIKDIDYWVFENALYRLSIWIKELSFDGVLAINFSSWQLTNIDFVDDLASLIAKYQIPPNRIEMEITETCFIPGDDQNIEMLKSLKKLGVRISLDDFGTGFTAFSQLINYPIDTLKIDRMFINAIDIESTDRQLFDVIIEMAKIYNLNVVAEGVETTTQLDYVRSKGCQEVQGFLLSKPLKEEDFLAIWKKQPSG; this is encoded by the coding sequence ATGAAACTGTCAGCGAAAATTAATTACATACTACTGCCCGTCATGTTGATTATTTTTTCGACTGCGGCCTTGTTTTCATACAGCAGCCAAAAATTACAACTTACATTGGCAATGTCCGACAAACTACAAAATGAGCTTGAATATATTTCTTATGATCTAAATAAGGATCTTCAAGAACTTGATACTATCGCTAGAATGAGTTTAGAAAGTCATTATATTCAACAACACTTTGATGGACTGAAAAATGACACGGATAAATACTACTTAGAGAAAGAGCTTGTCAATTATATTAATCAACTTGAAATCAATCATGGGAGTTTTGAAAGTTTCGCCCTGTTAGATAATAAAGGTCAGGAAATTATTTACTTCAATACCTCCAATCCTTTTTCCAAATTTGAAACGAACGAAGTCATTGAAAATCACATATCTCAAATAAACAATGAGTTAGAAGTACATGGTGTCGCATTGATCAATGCCTCAACTTATAAGTTTATTAATAAAGGTGATGAACCAGAATTTCTAATATTGAAAACATTTACTCCAGAACAGAGTTTAACGGTCCCAACATTTTCTAGAGGCCATAAACTGTATACTGCGGTAATCCGCTCAAAAGTCACCCATAATGCTGATTTTTACGAGAAGATAAAAACGAAAATAGATCCAGATGTGAGGCTCTCTATCACGCCCAATGCCGCATCCAATGCCATTGAAAGTGCAGTAAAAATCGACCACATGACAATGTCAGGTGATGAGCTCGGTTATGAACTCAAGCACGATTTATGGACCATAAAAATAGCCTTAATGGGCGAAACCTTGTCTAAAATTTACAAACCGTTTCAAATAATGTTTGTCACTATTGTTTTGTCCGTCACGCTAGTCACTTTTGTGTTACTCAAATGGCTTATTGTTAAACAGATAATAAAACCAGTCGAGAAGCTGACTAAGCAAATTGAACAGGTGGATTCTGACAATCTAATCTATATAGAAAAGTCTAAAAGTGATGATGAGGTTTCAATTCTCACAAACAAATACATCAACCTCATCTCCGAGCTCGATGATTTGGCAAAACGAGACAGTTTAACGGGGCTGCCAAACCGTAAGAAATTCAACTTGGATATTGTTCGAATCATAGATCGGTGTGAAAAAACAGGCAAGAAATGCGCTGTTATTTATTTCGACCTCGATAACTTCAAACATGTTAATGATAAGTACGGACATCATATAGGCGACAACCTGCTATCTGTTTTCTCTGAACGTTTTGTCGAAAGTTTTGTCGATTTTGATTGGGATAATTTGTCTGTTTCTGAATTCGAATTTGCAAGGTTGTCAGGTGATGAGTTTGCCATCATTGTTGGGGGTATAGATGACCTGGATATTCTCACCTTGTTTACCCATCGAATTCTTTCCTTATTCGATGGAGGTTTCGCTATCGGTGATACTCTTTTCGATATCGGTGTGAGTATTGGCCTTTCAATATACCCAAATGATGCGAAGACGGTCATGGAATTAATCAACCACGCTGATTCTGCAATGTACTCTTCAAAAAAAGAATTCGGAAGAAACAATTACAAATTTTACTCAGATGAATTGAACAGTGAAATAAAACGCCACGAAAAAATAAATGAGTACATAAAGGACTCAATCAGTTCGAACCGTTTTTATCTAACCTACATGCCAATTTATGGCACAAAAAATGGCAAGATAAGAGGGGCAGAAGTCCTCTTAAGAACGACACATAAGGATTTATCATCTTATGGTCCAGCAGAGTTTATTCCAGTAGCGGAATCATCTGGCTTAATCAAAGATATCGACTATTGGGTTTTTGAGAATGCGCTATACCGATTATCAATTTGGATCAAAGAATTGAGTTTTGACGGCGTCCTTGCCATCAATTTTTCTTCTTGGCAACTGACCAATATAGATTTTGTAGATGATCTTGCTTCTCTAATTGCTAAGTACCAGATCCCACCAAATAGAATAGAAATGGAAATTACCGAGACATGTTTTATACCGGGTGATGATCAGAACATAGAGATGCTAAAGTCTCTTAAAAAATTAGGGGTTAGGATTTCACTTGACGATTTTGGTACTGGTTTTACAGCATTTAGTCAACTTATTAACTACCCAATAGACACACTTAAAATTGACAGAATGTTTATCAACGCGATTGATATCGAATCGACCGATAGACAGTTATTTGATGTCATTATTGAAATGGCCAAGATCTATAACCTTAACGTTGTTGCAGAAGGGGTTGAAACGACGACACAACTAGACTATGTACGCTCGAAAGGATGCCAAGAAGTACAAGGTTTTTTATTATCTAAACCTTTAAAAGAGGAAGATTTTCTCGCTATTTGGAAGAAACAGCCTAGTGGCTGA
- a CDS encoding DMT family transporter, with product MSNQSVLSNKASDEIKFETLSFKSTRILYILSIGISVAVSFALAKYSVMNGFTPLEVLVLPLMGSAFILLTLLVLKGELKTLSVKHLRYYIFAGLLGVSLPNLASNFALQNLSASTFSVLITLSPLFTLLLSIPFQKAGLDFKRVMGIGFGFLAVLLVTISPGFTLKDDGTTLLLATLVPLFLAMGNIYRSKAYPVDANPIALATGVLCIQSLIWLPISLTVGSSSIDGAQQSSSLILVLMAIISAFSYLLTFRLQKMTDGLGFSQVGNVVTITGVTIGIFFFADAFHYRLIIALILLFIGLSMTNQSSKQAVKFNNKL from the coding sequence ATGTCCAACCAATCAGTGTTATCGAATAAAGCAAGTGACGAAATTAAGTTTGAGACATTATCCTTTAAAAGTACGCGAATTTTATACATTCTTAGCATTGGTATTTCCGTTGCGGTTAGCTTCGCATTAGCGAAGTACAGCGTCATGAACGGCTTTACACCTCTTGAGGTGCTAGTACTACCGTTAATGGGCTCAGCCTTCATTCTATTAACATTGTTGGTATTAAAAGGTGAATTAAAAACGCTATCGGTAAAACACTTACGCTACTACATTTTTGCTGGTCTGCTTGGTGTTAGTCTACCTAATTTAGCATCAAATTTTGCACTTCAGAATTTGTCGGCCAGTACATTCAGCGTCTTGATTACCTTGTCACCCCTGTTCACTCTCCTACTTTCCATACCATTTCAGAAAGCCGGGTTAGACTTCAAAAGAGTCATGGGAATAGGGTTTGGATTTTTAGCGGTTTTGCTAGTAACCATATCACCTGGCTTCACGTTAAAAGATGACGGTACTACGTTACTTCTCGCGACTTTGGTGCCCTTGTTCCTTGCGATGGGGAATATATATCGAAGTAAAGCCTATCCTGTTGACGCCAACCCAATCGCCCTCGCTACAGGAGTATTGTGTATACAAAGTTTAATTTGGCTACCAATCAGTCTAACCGTTGGCAGCAGCTCTATCGATGGCGCGCAACAATCAAGTTCACTCATATTGGTGCTGATGGCGATAATCTCCGCATTCAGTTATCTACTCACCTTTCGTTTACAAAAAATGACCGATGGATTGGGTTTTAGTCAGGTGGGAAATGTAGTGACAATAACAGGTGTCACGATCGGAATTTTCTTCTTTGCCGATGCTTTCCACTACCGGTTGATCATCGCTTTAATTCTGTTATTCATTGGTCTATCGATGACAAACCAATCGTCAAAACAAGCAGTAAAATTCAACAATAAATTATAA
- a CDS encoding extracellular solute-binding protein, protein MRTLTTLLSLCSLFFSTNCLADKLKIFTWEDYISDTLIKEFEDTYGYTVSQIYFENEMLRDVVVYSGKALAYDLFIIDGLTIRELGESGHLAKLSGVLDQENSNFTKASNQVCGPYGIPYSQGTMGIGYRTSKVDREIRSWMDIFDYASENPQTVVIPNDDIDTTAIALLALGFNPMTEDKNELEQAYSLLMKTRKDLLAFRTSIGYVLDKKTDSKMEMAILYSGEKEQVSSTTSQEDWVYTIPIEGTLLWHECLSAHIQKPISKASIEFLNFINKPDNAVKNAEEMWFTSSNQYVLDSASEEYLHDEELFPENLDSDTAFSYKRLSTEAENFRSQILTVLQNSK, encoded by the coding sequence ATGCGCACACTCACTACTCTTCTATCCTTATGTTCACTTTTTTTTAGTACGAATTGCTTAGCCGACAAACTCAAAATTTTCACATGGGAAGACTATATTTCAGATACCCTCATTAAAGAATTTGAAGATACATACGGCTACACGGTGTCTCAAATATACTTTGAAAATGAAATGCTGCGTGATGTTGTCGTGTATTCAGGAAAAGCTTTAGCCTATGACTTATTCATTATAGATGGATTAACAATTAGAGAATTGGGAGAGTCTGGACACCTTGCTAAGCTATCAGGCGTGTTAGATCAAGAAAACTCGAATTTTACCAAGGCATCTAATCAAGTGTGTGGACCTTATGGAATACCTTACTCACAGGGAACCATGGGAATAGGGTATAGAACTTCAAAAGTAGACCGAGAGATTCGTTCGTGGATGGATATTTTTGACTATGCAAGCGAGAATCCTCAAACCGTCGTGATCCCAAATGATGATATAGATACAACGGCTATTGCGTTGCTCGCACTAGGGTTTAACCCAATGACTGAAGATAAAAATGAGTTAGAACAAGCCTATAGCCTGCTCATGAAAACGCGTAAAGACCTACTCGCCTTTAGAACGAGTATCGGTTACGTTTTAGATAAAAAAACGGATTCTAAAATGGAAATGGCCATATTGTATTCCGGTGAAAAAGAGCAAGTATCATCCACAACTAGCCAAGAAGATTGGGTGTACACGATTCCAATTGAAGGAACGCTGTTATGGCATGAGTGTCTGAGTGCCCATATTCAAAAACCTATCAGCAAAGCTTCGATAGAATTTCTAAATTTTATCAACAAACCAGATAACGCTGTAAAAAATGCGGAAGAGATGTGGTTTACAAGCTCGAATCAATATGTATTAGATTCGGCCAGTGAAGAATACCTTCACGATGAAGAACTGTTCCCTGAGAATTTAGATAGCGACACTGCATTCTCTTACAAGAGGCTTAGTACAGAAGCTGAAAATTTCCGGAGCCAAATATTAACCGTACTCCAGAACAGTAAATAG
- a CDS encoding EAL domain-containing protein, producing the protein MENIAGNSLDSVFFCIDIDGYIYFGENLSSYRYTLHYKEWLAQIHHDDVEHVENAIFQLFTFEIPSVAITFRRQGIDGAYLELTCQCKIVVHQGKYRIEGVQEIYYAKFDQDKHICHQHWVASRYHFFHYKKLLDDMNRLGDNQTPCTLFYFNINKLKTLVSQYGYDVLDRIYSCIYNALNDLSIYPICRYQSILGNFVSIVGHSFNSNELEEICDRIFSHSKDLANLNPMIDLCDMRVGIMTLPPRQSESPRDILRHLARTSEYALKGNECKWAIHDENKHSKLARHFYVEKELRGAIRNNELTVKFQPIINAKTNKPCSVELLSRWENSALGEIYPDEFIPVAESQNLIVQLGWQVFNQACQFLSGLPNDSTLSVNVNVSVLQLQSISFATQALSIAMEHQISPSRIVMEITESLFLDTSSMAGAQLLALSQLGFKLSLDDFGSGYSTLNNLFSLPINQIKLDKETVNKAMQNEEAMNYVCFLIDMCRRNDVEFLVEGIENADMNACYRQKKVHCMQGFYFSKPMNGKETVEYLGYANNKRPKNRSKP; encoded by the coding sequence ATGGAGAATATCGCAGGGAATTCGCTAGACTCAGTGTTTTTTTGTATCGATATCGATGGGTATATCTATTTTGGCGAAAATCTCTCTAGCTATAGATACACCCTGCATTATAAAGAGTGGTTAGCCCAGATTCACCATGACGATGTAGAGCATGTTGAAAATGCCATCTTCCAATTATTTACATTTGAAATCCCTTCAGTAGCGATAACGTTTCGTCGGCAAGGCATCGATGGGGCGTACCTAGAGCTAACCTGTCAATGTAAAATCGTCGTGCATCAAGGAAAGTATCGTATTGAGGGGGTACAAGAAATATACTACGCAAAATTTGATCAGGATAAGCATATTTGTCACCAGCATTGGGTGGCCTCACGTTATCACTTTTTTCATTATAAAAAATTGCTGGATGACATGAATAGGCTTGGTGACAACCAAACACCCTGTACTTTATTTTATTTTAATATCAACAAACTCAAAACATTGGTGAGTCAGTACGGTTACGATGTTTTAGATAGGATTTATAGCTGTATTTATAACGCTCTTAACGATTTATCGATATACCCTATATGTCGATATCAATCCATTCTAGGCAATTTTGTTTCTATTGTTGGTCATTCTTTCAATAGCAATGAATTAGAAGAAATCTGTGACAGGATATTCTCTCACTCTAAAGATCTTGCGAATCTAAACCCAATGATTGATCTGTGTGATATGCGTGTCGGTATAATGACGCTTCCGCCGCGTCAATCTGAGTCGCCTAGAGATATTTTAAGACATCTTGCAAGAACGAGTGAGTACGCCTTGAAAGGAAATGAGTGTAAATGGGCCATTCATGATGAAAATAAGCATTCAAAACTGGCTCGGCATTTTTATGTTGAAAAAGAATTGCGTGGCGCAATAAGAAATAATGAATTAACCGTTAAATTTCAACCCATTATCAATGCAAAAACCAATAAACCTTGTAGCGTAGAATTATTATCCCGATGGGAAAATAGTGCGCTTGGAGAAATATATCCTGACGAGTTTATTCCTGTGGCTGAATCCCAAAATTTGATTGTACAGCTTGGCTGGCAAGTGTTTAATCAAGCATGTCAGTTTTTGAGCGGTTTACCGAATGATTCTACATTGAGTGTGAATGTGAATGTCTCGGTTCTTCAACTACAGAGCATAAGTTTTGCTACACAAGCGTTAAGTATCGCAATGGAACATCAAATATCACCATCGCGAATTGTTATGGAAATAACTGAATCGCTATTCTTAGATACGAGCTCAATGGCTGGTGCACAGCTGCTTGCGCTATCGCAGCTTGGATTCAAGCTTTCTCTCGATGATTTCGGTTCTGGTTACAGCACCTTAAATAATTTATTTTCCTTACCAATCAACCAAATCAAACTCGACAAGGAAACGGTAAATAAAGCGATGCAAAACGAAGAAGCGATGAACTATGTTTGCTTTCTTATCGATATGTGCCGACGAAATGACGTTGAGTTCCTAGTGGAAGGCATTGAAAATGCCGATATGAATGCGTGTTATCGACAGAAAAAGGTCCATTGTATGCAGGGCTTCTATTTTTCTAAACCGATGAATGGCAAAGAGACGGTTGAGTACTTAGGCTATGCCAATAATAAACGTCCCAAAAACCGCTCAAAGCCGTAA
- a CDS encoding ABC transporter ATP-binding protein — MSINGYRRKGPVIEVKDLHKSFNRIEVLKGIDLHANKGEVIALIGGSGSGKSTTLRCLNLLETPQSVGSMRLLGEEVLFKPSKGESLDVLDKKQLRWIRTKLAMVFQNFNLWPHMTLEQNIMEAPVHVLGQSKVQARDKAHDLLERVGLLEKRNSYPSFLSGGQQQRGAIARALAVDPEVLLFDEPTSALDPELVGEVLSVMAGLADEGRTMIIVTHEMQFAADVANRIIFLDQGKIEEQGTPDQIFKTPQSPRLQQFIKNIY; from the coding sequence ATGTCGATAAATGGATACAGGCGCAAAGGTCCTGTTATTGAAGTAAAGGATTTACATAAATCGTTTAATCGTATCGAAGTGCTAAAAGGCATTGATTTACATGCGAATAAAGGCGAAGTCATTGCGCTGATAGGAGGAAGTGGATCAGGAAAATCGACTACATTGCGTTGCTTAAATTTACTTGAAACACCGCAATCGGTTGGATCCATGAGGCTACTTGGAGAAGAGGTACTATTCAAACCGTCCAAAGGTGAATCATTAGACGTGTTGGATAAAAAACAGCTTCGTTGGATACGAACCAAACTTGCAATGGTTTTTCAAAACTTCAACCTTTGGCCTCATATGACACTCGAACAGAATATCATGGAAGCCCCCGTACATGTGCTGGGACAGTCGAAGGTTCAGGCAAGGGATAAAGCACATGACTTATTAGAAAGAGTGGGGTTATTAGAGAAACGAAATAGCTACCCGTCATTTCTATCAGGAGGGCAACAACAGCGAGGCGCAATTGCTAGGGCACTGGCTGTTGATCCCGAGGTTTTGCTGTTCGATGAACCGACATCTGCTTTGGATCCTGAATTGGTAGGCGAAGTTTTATCTGTGATGGCGGGGCTTGCGGATGAAGGTCGTACTATGATCATCGTCACCCATGAAATGCAATTTGCTGCCGATGTTGCGAATAGAATTATATTCCTCGACCAAGGAAAAATTGAGGAACAAGGCACACCGGACCAGATTTTTAAAACACCCCAATCACCCCGTTTACAGCAGTTTATAAAGAATATTTATTAA
- a CDS encoding LysR family transcriptional regulator, protein MEHLDAIPYFLAVAEHKSFAEAARHLNVSRSAVSKRVNQLEAALGVRLLHRTTRKVSLTEAGGHYFSNAQNAYYWMQQAEDSVTSRQHSPIGKLKICVPMSFGRLKIAPLIPGFLKKYPQVEIDMVMDDRYSDIVDVGFDVAIRGGNLADSSLIARKLMHSRSLICASETYLDGRFLPKTPIDLTEHNALIYSYSAQTIEWIFEYNDHIERVSVRGNYRVNNSEAILAGCLRGLGVGRLPDFIAKPYIDSGELIQLLPEYKMPEKSIWAVFPERAYMPVKVRVFIDYLSDTLTL, encoded by the coding sequence ATGGAACACTTAGACGCTATTCCTTATTTTCTCGCTGTTGCGGAGCATAAAAGTTTTGCAGAGGCAGCCCGTCACCTTAACGTTTCGCGCTCAGCAGTAAGTAAACGCGTGAATCAATTGGAAGCGGCGTTGGGAGTTCGCCTACTGCATCGAACGACTCGAAAGGTTAGTCTCACAGAGGCTGGTGGTCATTATTTCTCTAACGCACAAAATGCGTACTATTGGATGCAGCAGGCTGAAGATTCCGTAACCAGCCGACAACATTCACCAATAGGCAAGCTCAAGATTTGTGTTCCAATGTCTTTTGGGCGATTGAAAATTGCTCCTTTAATCCCAGGTTTTTTGAAGAAGTACCCGCAAGTTGAAATCGATATGGTTATGGACGACCGTTACTCGGATATTGTTGACGTTGGATTCGATGTCGCTATTCGTGGTGGCAATCTTGCCGATTCTTCCCTAATCGCAAGAAAGCTTATGCATAGTCGTAGTTTAATTTGTGCGTCAGAAACATATTTAGATGGAAGGTTTTTGCCCAAAACGCCCATCGATCTAACTGAACACAATGCGTTGATTTATAGCTACTCGGCACAAACGATCGAATGGATTTTCGAATACAATGATCACATTGAAAGAGTCAGTGTACGTGGAAATTATAGAGTAAATAACAGCGAAGCAATATTAGCAGGATGCTTACGAGGCTTAGGGGTTGGACGGTTGCCTGATTTCATCGCAAAACCTTATATAGATAGTGGCGAGCTTATCCAATTGTTACCAGAATACAAAATGCCGGAAAAAAGTATCTGGGCGGTTTTTCCTGAACGAGCTTATATGCCAGTCAAAGTCAGAGTTTTTATCGACTATCTCTCTGATACATTAACGTTATAG
- a CDS encoding SLC13 family permease, producing MNFGFNVRNGTLAATVAIAILLAFFPISGQPAGFSHSAAVVLITLVFWTTGIVPPFLVGLIFFALATIFKLIEPTLLFSGFGSTAVWLIISGFVIGASISSTGLGKRLASTIAPYLTGSYTRLIGGLVMSAVLLGFIMPSSVGRAVVLVPIGMALADQVGLEKGSNGRIGIAVALALACNMPSFAVLPANIPNMILAGASETLYDIQFSYTEYLLLHFPVLGVLKSLLIVTMVLKIFPDKISSNPTPACQSVEDNFDIKAQKKVGLLLGITLLFWVTDSIHGVNPAWVGLATAIILLLPKVGVIPPKSFNSSVDFGTVVFVSAALGLGMLVNESGIGNYMGEAFSQLLPSSSSGSFLGFMSLSLTSVVTGLVTTIPGVPAVLSPLAADFSQATGFSTTAVLMTQVLGFSTVIFPYQVAPLIVAMQLSQEPLSKLVKVTLPLTAVTIIFLFPLDYVWWWLLGWA from the coding sequence ATGAATTTTGGGTTCAATGTAAGAAACGGCACACTTGCTGCCACAGTAGCCATTGCGATTTTGTTGGCTTTTTTTCCAATATCAGGTCAGCCAGCGGGATTTTCACATAGTGCGGCGGTTGTGTTGATCACACTCGTTTTCTGGACTACTGGCATTGTACCGCCATTTCTTGTCGGGCTTATTTTCTTTGCTCTAGCCACTATTTTTAAACTGATAGAACCCACTCTACTTTTTTCTGGTTTCGGTTCCACCGCTGTCTGGCTAATCATCTCAGGGTTTGTCATTGGGGCTTCGATCTCCTCAACCGGGCTAGGGAAGAGACTCGCATCAACAATCGCACCCTATTTAACCGGCAGCTATACTAGGCTGATTGGTGGACTAGTGATGAGTGCAGTACTGCTTGGGTTTATAATGCCTTCATCCGTGGGACGGGCGGTCGTGTTGGTTCCGATTGGCATGGCGCTTGCTGATCAAGTTGGCTTAGAGAAAGGAAGCAATGGACGAATTGGTATCGCCGTCGCTTTGGCTCTCGCCTGTAATATGCCAAGCTTTGCCGTTTTGCCTGCCAATATACCAAATATGATACTCGCAGGCGCTAGTGAAACTCTTTATGACATTCAGTTTAGTTATACCGAATATTTATTGCTCCACTTTCCTGTATTAGGAGTTCTAAAGTCTCTGCTCATCGTCACTATGGTCTTAAAAATATTTCCTGATAAAATTTCATCCAACCCCACGCCAGCATGCCAAAGTGTAGAAGATAACTTTGATATTAAGGCGCAGAAAAAAGTCGGCTTATTACTCGGTATCACGCTTCTATTTTGGGTGACAGACTCAATACATGGCGTGAATCCAGCGTGGGTTGGTCTGGCGACAGCGATTATTCTTCTGCTGCCAAAAGTAGGCGTAATCCCCCCCAAATCTTTCAATAGTTCCGTCGACTTTGGTACCGTAGTTTTTGTCTCTGCTGCCCTTGGATTAGGCATGCTAGTCAACGAATCAGGGATAGGTAATTACATGGGAGAGGCGTTTAGTCAGCTTTTGCCTTCGTCGTCGTCTGGTTCGTTCCTTGGGTTTATGTCGCTCTCTTTAACCTCTGTTGTTACGGGTTTGGTTACCACTATTCCAGGTGTACCAGCCGTCCTATCCCCTCTCGCCGCTGACTTCTCGCAAGCGACTGGATTTTCAACTACAGCGGTACTGATGACACAAGTATTAGGCTTTTCTACCGTGATATTCCCATATCAGGTCGCCCCCTTGATAGTTGCAATGCAACTCTCCCAAGAACCCTTAAGTAAGCTAGTTAAAGTGACGTTACCCCTTACTGCAGTAACAATCATTTTTCTATTTCCGCTTGATTATGTGTGGTGGTGGCTGCTGGGTTGGGCTTGA
- a CDS encoding nuclear transport factor 2 family protein, which produces MNNPIEFTKKLYNIVDSRNASELSQMLHQDVTFRFSNAEPVKGKSNVVEMNRQFFSSIAGMSHTFDNIWNQNDVIICNGQVSYVRKDGSKHSAKFATFLTMKEGLISNYEIYADVSQL; this is translated from the coding sequence ATGAATAATCCAATTGAGTTCACAAAAAAACTTTACAACATTGTGGACAGTCGTAACGCTTCTGAATTATCTCAGATGCTTCATCAAGACGTTACATTCAGGTTTTCCAACGCTGAACCAGTAAAGGGTAAATCAAATGTTGTGGAAATGAATCGTCAGTTTTTCAGTTCTATTGCAGGTATGTCTCATACCTTTGATAATATCTGGAATCAAAATGATGTGATTATCTGTAACGGTCAGGTAAGTTACGTTAGAAAAGATGGTAGTAAACATTCGGCAAAATTCGCGACATTTTTAACTATGAAAGAGGGTTTAATCAGTAATTATGAAATCTATGCTGATGTCTCTCAACTATAA